The following proteins are encoded in a genomic region of Zea mays cultivar B73 chromosome 9, Zm-B73-REFERENCE-NAM-5.0, whole genome shotgun sequence:
- the LOC103640102 gene encoding nuclear pore complex protein NUP96: MQERNATDDSGSLEEMSESCRSFFGRLNESLLVWGSKLPVESSVMFDRACYSKMAEELCALLVDTPSETLNLPMGCLLTMLNAPLPDKSRSSYLQDAPSVFTEILCSDP, translated from the exons ATGCAAGAAAGAAATGCCACGGATGATTCG GGTTCACTCGAGGAGATGAGTGAATCATGCAGAAGTTTCTTTGGCCGATTAAACGAGTCGTTGTTAGTCTGGGGAAGCAAATTACCTGTTGAGTCAAG TGTCATGTTTGACAGGGCATGCTACTCGAAGATGGCAGAGGAGCTATGCGCGCTTCTGGTGGACACCCCAAGCGAGACGTTGAATCTACCCATGGGGTGTCTTCTAACGATGCTCAACGCTCCACTTCCGGACAAGAGCAGGTCGTCGTACCTGCAGGACGCACCCTCCGTCTTCACCGAAATCCTTTGCAGCGATCCGTAG